In the genome of Carboxydothermus pertinax, the window GCTCGAGCCGTAATGAATAAACTTTGGGAAGGATTAAAATCTGGTGCAGCCTCGGCAATAAACTTTGTGATTGATAAACTTAACTATTTGATTATTAAACTTAATTCTTTTATTGATAAGCTAAATAAAATTCCGGGTATAAATATTGGACACATTAATACTATTGGTCGGGTTAATTTTGGGCAGAAAAAAGGTACAAGTGGTATAAGTACCAATGCTCTTATTAATGAAAAGCTAAAGCTAAAAGGTCATGCTGAAGGAGGTATATTTACTAAGCCTCATATTGCCTGGTTTGCTGAAAAGGGACCGGAAGCAGTTGTGCCGCTGGATGGGTCAGCCAGGGCAAAGTCTATCTGGGCAAGTGCAGGAGAAGCTCTTGGAGTATTTTCGGGAAGCGGTCCTAATATCACTTATGCACCGGTCTATAATATTTACGGCGGAAATGATGTAGAACAACAAGTTCGTCGGGCAGCAAAATCCGCTGAAGATGATTTTGCCAGACGTTATAAAGCTTTCCTGCGTCAGGAAAGGCGGTTGAGTTATGCGTGAGTATATAACCGTTCAGGGTGATACATGGGATATTATTGCTCTAAAAGTTTATGGCAGCGAAATGTATATGACAAAACTTATAGAAGCCAATCCAGAACACCGGGAAACGGTGTTTTTTAGTGCCAATGTAAAACTTAAAGTTCCTGAGATAGAAACTCCTATACCGACAACTCTTCCGCCCTGGAAGCGTGGTGAAGAATAATGGCTGAATCCAGGCGGGCTAAGCTTTATTTAAAATACAACAAAAAAGATATTTCCGCAGATCTTGCCCCTTATTTGCTGGGTTTTTCATATACCGATTATGCCAGCGGAAAGGCTGATGACCTGCAAATAACCCTAGAAGATAAGGCGGGAATATGGAATTCATCCTGGATGCCGGAGAAGGGGGCTACTCTTTCGGCGTCCTTAATTGCGCAACATTGGGAGAAAGAAGGAACGATGAAGAAACTTCCCTTAGGCACGTTTGAGGTAGACGAAATAGAATGTTCTGGGCCTCCTAATGTTGTTACAATCAAGGCGGTTTCCGTGCCAGTATCTTCTTCGCTGAGAGGAGAAGATAAAACTAAAGCATGGGAAAAGACCAGGTTATCTGTAATAGCCAAAGATATTGCTAAAAATGCTGGTTTAAAGCTATTGTACGATACGAATTACAATCCGACTTATGACCGCATTGAACAGACCGCCGAATCAGACCTTTCTTTTTTACTTCGGCTATGCGAAGACGCTGGCTTAGCCCTGAAAATTACTAACAAACAAATCGTAATTTTTGACGAAAGTAAGTATGAAAAAATGGTTCCAATTATTACTATTACTCGGGGCAAATCACCGGTTATTTCATATTACGGAGTATCGGCAACTCGTGAAGTTTACTCGGCGGCCCGGGTGGAATATGAAGGTCGCAATAAAAAAGTTATCAAATATACTTATAGACCACCAAATCGCCCTAAAACCGGGAAAACGCTTATTATTAATGAAAGGGTTTCAAGCTTAGCTGAAGCGATAAATTTGGCAAAAATGCGACTTAGACAACAGAACAAGGAAGAAGTAAAGTTCAGCCTTACTATGCTTGGTGATATTCGGCTGGTTGCTGGAGTCACGGTGATGATAAAAGGCTGGGGTAAATTTGACGGTAAATATTTCGTAGAGACGGCAGAGCACAGCGGCCCTGGCTATACGATACGGCTGGAACTTCGCCGTGTATTGGAGTGGTAGTGTATTGGAGGGGTATTGATGGAAAATATCTTGAAGAGTCTTATCAAAATTGGACGTGTATCCTCTGTAAACCCAAATACAGCAACTGCCAGGGTATTATTTGAGGCACAGGGCCTTGTTTCCCATGACTTACCCGTCCTTCAGCGTCAAACATTGAGGAATAAAGATTACTGGCTTCCGGATGTAGGAGAATATGTAGTTTGCATTTTTTTACCAACCGGAAATGCTGATGGGTTTATTCTCGGTTCCATATATTCTGACGATGACCAGCTACCCGCAAGCAGCAAAGATAAAAGGGTTATTCTATTTGAGGACGGGACGAAATTAGAATATGACCGGGCGTCGCATACATTAACCATTAATGCTGTAGGTCCAATTAATATTGTTGCTTCCGGTAATATCAACGTTACTGGGGACGTTATTGCCGATGGGATTTCCCTTAAAAACCATGTTCATCCGGAAAATGATTTGGGTGGCCCAACCGGTCCGCCGCTGTAGGTGGTGAGAAACATGATAGGAGCTTTAGGTGATGTGGTATTTGTTGTGTCGGATAAGACAATCCGTACATTTGACGATTTTGAACGCAGTGCAGAGGGCCGGTGGGCTAAGCATGACATACACCTTGCAAAGCCGAAATTGGAGTTTTTGGGGCCAGAGCTTGAAACAATCAGCTTTTCTATGCGTTTTGACGTGTCCTATGGAATTAATCCCAGAAAAGAACGGGATAGATTGGCTAAACTGGCACGGTCCGGGAAGGCAGTACCCCTGGTGATCGGCGGCAAAAAGTTAGGTGATAAACTATGGGTCGTTAAATCAGTAAAAGAGAAATGGAATAATGTGGATAATCGGGGCAATGTTCTTGTTAGTGTTATCGAAGTTGAACTGGAAGAGTATGTTTAAGGAGGTGATCTACTCTGGAAGAATTTGAGGTTGTGGCTGGAGCTGGAGAAATTGATTTTGCTCCGTCTTCTAAAATTGCAGAAATCTTACAAAATGTACGGACCATAATCAGCACTCCTAAGTATTCTGTACCTCTAAATCGGGAATTTGGTGTTACAATTAGCTGGCTGGATGATCCTCTGCCGGTGGCCCAGGCAAGATTAATGAATGAAATCATCACAGCAGTCCTAGAGTGGGAGCCACGGGTTAGTGTGACCCAGGTAATCTTTGACGGTGACCCCCAAGAAGGTGTTCTCCGACCGAAAGTGAGGGTGAGGTTAGTTGAGTAGCTTAAAAAATCTACCCGAAATTGAATTTGTTTCAACCGACGTAACTCAAATTGAGGAGAATATTATAACTGTTTACGAAGGTGTATCTGGACGTAAGCTGGCTCCTGGTGACCCTGTAAGATTATTTTTGCAAGCAATTGCGGCCATTATTGCGCAGCAGAGGGTCTTAATTAATTATGCAGCAAAACAAAATCTCCTGGCATACGCAGAAGGGGTTTATCTGGACCACATCGGAGCACGGGTAAGAACTGAAAGACTGCCGGCAAAAGCAGCACAAACCACGTTGCGCTTTACTTTATCCTCACCGCAACCACAAGCTGTCGTTATCCCTGCCGGTACCAGGGCAACGCCAGATGGTCAAATATTTTTTGCCACAGTGGAAGAGACGACAGTGCCAGCCGGGACAACCCAAATTGATGTGTTGGCGGAATGCACTACGCCAGGAACTGTAGGCAACGGTTGGCTGGTCGGGCAAATCAATAAACTTATTGACCCTCTGCCGTGGATTCAAAAGGTAGAAAATATAACTTCCAGTTCTGGAGGGGTAGATGAAGAGGATGATGAAAATTATCGCGAGCGAATAAGGGTCGCGCCTGAAAGCTTTTCTGTGGCTGGGCCTGAAGATGGTTATAGATTTTGGGCTAAATCTGCCCACCAATCTATTGTCGATGTTTCTGTAACTTCGCCGGCACCCGGTCAGGTGGAAATTCGTCCTTTATTAGAAAATGGCGAAATTCCGAGCCAAGAAATATTAGATGCCGTTTCTGCAATTTGCAATGATAAGAAAATAAGGCCTCTTACTGACCAAGTATTGGTTATAGCCCCGGAAGTGGTCACTTATAACGTGGAACTAACCTACTATGTAGCTCAAGAAAATGCAACCTTAGTGACCAGCATACAAGAAGCTGTAACAAAAGCAGTAAACGACTATGTAATATGGCAGAAGTCGCGGTTAGGCCGGGACGTTAACCCTTCCGAATTGATTGCCAGGGTAATGGCTGCTGGCGCCAAAAGAGTAGAAGTTATATCGCCAGTATTTACCCAGATTGCCCCTACCCAGGTAGCAATAGCTGGTACTGTTTCTGTACAATA includes:
- a CDS encoding phage tail protein; its protein translation is MIGALGDVVFVVSDKTIRTFDDFERSAEGRWAKHDIHLAKPKLEFLGPELETISFSMRFDVSYGINPRKERDRLAKLARSGKAVPLVIGGKKLGDKLWVVKSVKEKWNNVDNRGNVLVSVIEVELEEYV
- a CDS encoding baseplate assembly protein; its protein translation is MSSLKNLPEIEFVSTDVTQIEENIITVYEGVSGRKLAPGDPVRLFLQAIAAIIAQQRVLINYAAKQNLLAYAEGVYLDHIGARVRTERLPAKAAQTTLRFTLSSPQPQAVVIPAGTRATPDGQIFFATVEETTVPAGTTQIDVLAECTTPGTVGNGWLVGQINKLIDPLPWIQKVENITSSSGGVDEEDDENYRERIRVAPESFSVAGPEDGYRFWAKSAHQSIVDVSVTSPAPGQVEIRPLLENGEIPSQEILDAVSAICNDKKIRPLTDQVLVIAPEVVTYNVELTYYVAQENATLVTSIQEAVTKAVNDYVIWQKSRLGRDVNPSELIARVMAAGAKRVEVISPVFTQIAPTQVAIAGTVSVQYGGLEDD
- a CDS encoding GPW/gp25 family protein encodes the protein MAGAGEIDFAPSSKIAEILQNVRTIISTPKYSVPLNREFGVTISWLDDPLPVAQARLMNEIITAVLEWEPRVSVTQVIFDGDPQEGVLRPKVRVRLVE
- a CDS encoding phage baseplate assembly protein V, encoding MENILKSLIKIGRVSSVNPNTATARVLFEAQGLVSHDLPVLQRQTLRNKDYWLPDVGEYVVCIFLPTGNADGFILGSIYSDDDQLPASSKDKRVILFEDGTKLEYDRASHTLTINAVGPINIVASGNINVTGDVIADGISLKNHVHPENDLGGPTGPPL
- a CDS encoding tail protein X — its product is MREYITVQGDTWDIIALKVYGSEMYMTKLIEANPEHRETVFFSANVKLKVPEIETPIPTTLPPWKRGEE
- a CDS encoding phage late control D family protein; protein product: MAESRRAKLYLKYNKKDISADLAPYLLGFSYTDYASGKADDLQITLEDKAGIWNSSWMPEKGATLSASLIAQHWEKEGTMKKLPLGTFEVDEIECSGPPNVVTIKAVSVPVSSSLRGEDKTKAWEKTRLSVIAKDIAKNAGLKLLYDTNYNPTYDRIEQTAESDLSFLLRLCEDAGLALKITNKQIVIFDESKYEKMVPIITITRGKSPVISYYGVSATREVYSAARVEYEGRNKKVIKYTYRPPNRPKTGKTLIINERVSSLAEAINLAKMRLRQQNKEEVKFSLTMLGDIRLVAGVTVMIKGWGKFDGKYFVETAEHSGPGYTIRLELRRVLEW